GGAAATTAGTTTCAACAAAAAATCTTTCGAAAGTCCAAGTTTCTTCCCGACTTTCAGGTTTTGCTCAATCACTTTCTGCCATCTTCTGAGCTGAAAGATGGAAAGATTTTCATGGCTTTTCAAAACCCCAATCTTTTCGACAATTTCCATTCTCTGAGCAAGCAACTCAATAAGCTGGAGGTCAATACTGTCGAGCTGTTCGCGATACATTTCGAGGTCTTTGAATGGTTTGACAATGGTTTTGTCTTCCCGCGTAAAATGAAGTTTTCCCAGCAATTCTGTCAGTTCATCGGGTGTAAGCTGCTGTTTGGCATCGCTCAAAGCCACTTTCGGATTGATATGGCACTCGATCATCAGGCCGTCCATACCGAGATAAAGGGCTTTTTGAGATATTTCGTAAATAAAGGCGGTATGACCGGCAATATGGCTCGGGTCGCAGATCAGGGGGATTTCAGGAATTCGTCTTTTCAGTTCAATCGGTATTTCCCATTTCGGGATGTTGCGCAAAGAGGTTTTTTCGAAAGGGAAAAAGCCCCTGTGAACAGCCGCCAGCCGTCTGATACCCGAATTGTAAAACCTTTCAATCGTTCCGACCCATAAGTCAATATCGGGGTAAACCGGATTTTTAATCAGCACAGGAATATCAACCCCTTTCAGGGCTTCAGCCAGTTTGCGGACATATACCGGATTGGAAGTGCTTCTTGCACCAATCCACAAAATATCAATGCCATGTTTGAGACAAGCTTCAATATCTTCAGGGGTGGTAACTTCAACGGTGGTCAGAAGTCCGGTCATTTCTTTGGCTTTTTTCAACCACTGCAAGGCAATATTTCCGGCTCCTTCAAAACTCCCGGGGCGGGTACGTGGTTTCCATACGCCTGCCCTGAGGATTTTAACTTTACCTGTCTTTTGGATGGCAAGCGCTGTCGAAATCAGCTGATCTTCGTTTTCCGCACTGCATGGCCCGCTGATAATCAGGGGATATTCCAGATTACAATCAAACCAGTCTTTTAATTTAACCAACTTCATCACAAAACAACTTTAAAATAACGATAGCCATCGAAGCGATAATCATGTAAGTCAAAGACAGTCAGTTTTTTAAACTCCGGGTCGTGTCGGTGAGGACAGTTGTTTTGCCTGATGGCCGTTTCATCCCTGTTTACCTCCGAAACATTCAGAAAGCAATCCTTCTCATCACACTTATAAAGACAATGAATAGTGGCAAACAAAATGATTTTATCCCTGCAATCAATGGACTGAAGAAAAGCCACATCATCATTAAGTTTTGGATGAAGGACAACAAAATCATATAATTCCAGAGCCTGATGAATATCGCTGATGTTGCGTATATCCTTGACAACACTGGCATGCAGGGTAAAATCCGGAAAATCGGCACGGATCTGACGGGCTAAATCATCATTGGCACAAACAATACTGTTTTTTTTATCATACAGGGCTTCCAGGAGAGGAATTGTCTGCCTGTAAGCATCTTCTGAAAAAAAATGGTTTGAAAGCGTCAGCGAAAATCCGATATTTTTTTTTGAGAGTGTTTTGATCTGCTTCACAGAAAGTCCGTTATCCCTGCGAAAGGGCCTTCCACCATATAAAGGGGAATAAGTTTTGGTAAAACCGAATACGCTGACAACCTGATTTATTTTCCCGATATTTAGCTGTTCAAAACGTGTTTTTAAGGCAGAATAAATAAACCATGAATCCCCGAGTTTTCTGGAAGAAACAGTAAATTGCCTGTTTTCTCTGACTTCTGTTTTCAATCTGCTTTTAATTAATGATGCAAAAATAACGAGTTGGTTTATTCTTTATTCTTTTTCAGGTTTTAATAATTTCTTTAAAAGCCTGACCTTTGCTGAAAAAAATACCCGACAATTTATAAAAAATGAGTTCAGCAACCAACAAGGAATGGTTAAGTCAAATACCCATGTTTTTCATTGTGGGGCGTTCCCGCTCAGGGACTACCCTGCTGCGCACCCTTTTCGATGCCCATCCCAATGTCATCATGCCGTTTGAAAGTCCATTTATCTGGGTTTTAAGAAATAAATACGGCAAAAGAAAACATTGGACAATAAAACACCTGACCAGCTTTTACCACGATCTGTATAAAACCAACTGGAAGTTTAAGCTATGGCCTGTTGACAAGGAAAAACTACTCAGCGACCTGCTGAGCCTTGAAGGAAAGACGGATTACCTGACGGTTTGTAAATGCGTCCATGCCAACTATATCTCTACATTTCAGAAAAAAGAGATAAAATGGATTGGTGACAAAAATCCAAAATATTCTATCAGGCTGAAAACCATAGAAAAGATGTTTCCGGAAGTCAGGTATGTGCATATTATCCGTGATTACCGTGATCATTTGTATTCCATGTTAAAGGTAAATTTTCTGGGCTCTGTCATCCCTGAAATACTTTATCAGTGGAAATATTCTGCCCGTACTGTTGAAAGTTTCCGTAAGAAAAAGCCGGAAAAGATTATCAGCATACGGTATGAAGAGCTTGCAAAAGAACCGGAAAGGGTTTTTGGTGAAATATGCAGGTTTCTTAATATTCCTTACGAACCATCAGTGCTGGATTTTTACAAACATGAACAGGAAATTAAAAACAGCCTCGATGCCGGATTACTTGACAAATTCCAGAAAAGCCTGTTCAATCCTATCAATACAGGCAGAATCAAAAACTGGGAAGGAAAACTTAATGAGCAGATTATCAAAATGGCAGACACCATAGTGGGAAAATATGCGGAAAGAAATGGTTATGAAAGAATTTACAAAAAAACTGATATTCAGACCGTAATACGTATTATTCCACGAATAACCATTATCCGGCTCTATTATCTTTACCGTTGGACAATCGGCATTTTTCCATCGGAAATAAAAGCCGGCATCAAACGAAAATTACCCTCATTACCACGCTTATATTTTGCTATTTTTCCTCAGGATAAAAAACAATTTGATGGAGAGCAGGAGAAGTTTTCTTTCAGACGCGGTTAGTGTATCGACAGCAAACATACTTTCCACTCTGATGCAAATTGGCTGTGGAGTGCTGATAGCCCGATTGCTCGGACCTGAGGGAAATGGTTTATACACTTATCTGCTGGTTGTTCCAACCCTGGTCGGAGTGGTAACCCGACTGGGCGTTAAGAGGAGCACCGTATTTTTTATTTCAAAAAAAACTTTTTCTTACGAAGACGTAATATCTTCCCTTATTTTCATTGCTGTGACAACCAGCTTGCTGGGCGCTTTGATCACTGGCGGTATATTTTATTTCAGCGACAGAAACGATATAACGTTTACCCTCAGCTTGTTTGCCATTTTATCCATCCCGTTGAATGTACTGATCAACTACTCTACCGGAATTTTTCTTGCAGAAGGAAGTATTCGCAAATACAATGTGTTGCAATGGATACCCAATTTCATCAATCTCCTGCTTCTGATTGTGTTTCTTTTCCTGCTAAGATGGTCGGTGCAGGGTGCTCTTCTGGCTTATCTGTCTGCCAATCTGATAATGGCATTTTATGCGGTCAGGCTGGTTGCTGAAAACCATCCGGTTCGGTTTCAATTCAACTATCACATTATCAGGAACCTGCTTGGACTCGGGCTGTCTTTTACCATTGCCGGCATGCTGATTAAACTGCATTACCGCTTCGACATTGTCATGCTGCGTCATCTCAGCGATTTAAAGGAAGTCGGCTTTTATTCCCTGGCTACCCGTATTACTGAGCGCTGGCAGGGACCTCTGACCGTTGGCGTGGTCATTTACAGCCGTACTGCGCTGGCAGAAGACATCAATATTTTCAAAGACAGGGTGCTGGGTTGGATAAAGATTAGCTTTTTACTCGGAATAATGGCTCTGGTGGTCTTATATTTCATCGTCCCCTACCTGATTGTTTTTCTCTACGGACAGAAATTCATCCCAAGTATCGAAATGGTTCAATGGATACTCCCCGGTATCCTCATGCTGATAGTATCCAAAACACTGATCAGCTTTTTTCTGGGTGTCGGAAAAGCATGGTCACTCGTTTATATTATATTTTTCAGCCTGATTATCAACATTTCACTGAATTTTATCTTCATCCCGAAGCTGGGCGGAAAAGGAGCAGCCCTGACCACCGATATCAGTTATTTTGTGATGGGAATCCTGATGTTTATCTTGTTTACCATCCGCTATAAAATACCTTTAAAGCAAATCATTTCCCTTAATCAGGCAGAAATCAGCATGATGAAAAGATTTATTTTACGAAAAAAAGACAGAGCCGGCAGAAAACTCAGGGAAGAGCAAGAAATGCCTAATATTTCAGAATTTTAATGACCTTGCTTCCCCCGTCTTCGGTATTGATTTTCAACATAAATGGCCCTTCCGGCAAAGCAGAAATGTCAATCTGATTGGTGCCTTCCTTTAGATTTCCCTGACCCAGTAATTGTCCCTTCAGGTCAAACATCTGATAAACTCCGTTACCTGAAATAAAAATCTTATCGGAAGCAGGATTGGGAAAAACCGTAGGTGAAACAGGCCATGCAGATAAAATACCTGAAGAGGATGTGTAAAAGTATTTCACCTTGTTGGAAAAAGTCCATTCGTTGTTGTAAAAGTCAAAATTTTCGTAAACAATTTCGAGAATTCTTCCTGACTGGCTATAAGTATAGGTTTTTCTGACAGAAGACCAGAATTCAAACCAGTCTCCCCACTTGGATCCTGACTGATAAAAACCTTCATTTCCTCTGTTGTCATATCCGTGAACCTCAATTTCAAGCGTGTCCCAGGCTTTTTTATCCCATCTGTACTGCCATTGAAAACGCTCGGTAAGTAATCCGTTTTCATAGGTATAAGTAGTGTACACACTGTCCACCCACTTGTTTATCGTACTGTTCCATGTATAAAATGAATCCACAGTCATAAGACCGTCATTCACCCTGGCCGAATATCTTTCATAATTCACCCATTTGTTCAGCATAAAAATTTGCATGACATAAGCTGTTGGCCGGGCATTTTCCCATTCAAAGCCCAGCTCCCACTTCAGACTGCCAAGTCTGGCCTGCTGCTGCCATTTGTTGTTCCATTCATAAATGACTACTGCAGAGGGCTTTTTATCAGCACCATAGGAAATTTCCATTTTCTGTGAGGGTGTCCATTTCATGTCCATACCGTCATAAGACAAGTTGATAATGGTAAGAGGCAGTTTGTCGGCATTAAAGGTATAAACCGAAGAATCGCCATAGGAAAACACCCATTGATTGTTATCATAATACTCATAAGAGCTGAACTGTCTGAGTCCATTGACATAGCGGTAGGTCTGACGGTCGGAAGGCATCCATTTCAGAGAATCCCAATAGTAATTGGTTTCCTGAAGTATTAAACCGTTCTGGTCATATACTTTTTCATTTTTGTAACTGTTTATAAACTGACCTGTGAAATAATCAAAATACCTGCGGATCAAGGAAATCATATTTCCATTGGCATCATATTGATAAACTTCAATATCGGAAGTGTCCCAGTCGGAGCCGTTCCATGTAAAATTCATGAGCGAATCAGGCAGCTCTGAATTTCTGGCATTAAATAATTTGGGAAAACTTACACTTTGAGCAGTCATTATTTTTTTGGTCTGACTTAAGTTTTTTGATTGATTCTGTGCATTTAGCATGACGGCAACTGCCATCAGTAACAAGCTTAGTAACAATTTTCTTTTCATATTTCTCAGTTTTGATAAAGACAAAAGACGGATTTAAAGTTTAAAAGTTGCGTTAAATGTTCATGCAAACCGTAATAATCTTATTTTTTTCTTTTCTCCAGATAATTTTATCAGCATCTACTTTTTCAAGTTCAGCGCTGACGCCTTGTGCCACACCATTTTTCCAGTCGTGCGGCTCCAGAATCAAATACAGATATGGGTCTTTTCCGGGTGTAAGCTTCACCAGTTGCTGATGGAGTTTCATGGTCAGTGAAGAAAAGGATTCTCTTTTCTGAATCATTTCCACGTATATTTCACCTGGATTATCATTGCAAATTTCAAAACCAAGATGAGTATTATAATTTATCGCTATTTGATTTTCCCGTAAAACCTTAATTCTTGTTTCCCTGACATTCAGCAAACCATAGCCAATCTGCATCAAAATAAGGGAAGCGGCAACAGGGATATGTGTACCCCTGTATTTTTCTTCATAGATAAACAAGCCAGAATGGGTTGAACCACTGTTCCAGTCGGTGCCTTTGTTATCTATCAGCCCGATTTTTTCGCCCTTGTATTCAATGATGTAGAAAAAATTGTTGTAATTATCAATGCTTTCAAACCACTTCAGTTGCATTTCAGGGGTAATTTCTTCCCTGAAAATCATATTTTGCCGGATTTGTTCAGAGTTTCGCCAAAATCTAAGCAATTCAAGTTCATTTCGGGTAAGGCGGCTTAAGATAATGCCATAACGGATCAGCTTCATTTCAAAATCTTCCTGATTGAAAAGGGGGGTTTGCGGTTTTGTACTTTATAAATGCGATTAAGGTATTCGCCCAGTATTCCCATGGAAAAGAGCAGGATACCTGTTGAAATGAGAATGGTAACGATAATGGAAGTATAACCAAGCGGAACATTGAAATTCATTTTCCTGTAAATACGATAGATAGCAAAGCCAAAAGCAAAAAAAGATGTCAGAAAGCCAACAATGGTCATCATTTTCAGTGGTACAGTCGTGTAGTAGATCACCAGATTGGTAAAAAGTCTGAAAAGTTTGAGTTTCGAATACCCTGACTTTCCGCTCTGCCTTTTTTCATGCCTGACTTCGCAAAAAGCCACATCATCGGTGTACCAGAGCAACAATTCATCAATGAAAACAAATTCCTGCGGGTGAGTAAGGATTTTTTTTACCAGCTCAGCTTTTATCATTTTAAATGATGAACCTTCCCCGGGTGCATCCAGTACCTTTTTTGCTCCTTTTTTCACAAAACGTGAGGCAATATTGCGGATAAAACTGTGTTTTTTCCTTTTAAAAAAACCGTAAACAAGGTCAGACTCCTTTTCATTGTAAGCCAGAATGAGTTTTTCAATTTCCTCAGGTGGGATCTGTAAATCATCATCAAGGGTGATAATAAAATTACCGGAGGCAAAACCCATCCCGCAAAAAATAGCGTTGTGTTGTCCGTAGTTTTTGGAGAGTTTGACGGCAATTATTTGTTCAGTAAATTGATTTTTAAGCTGTTGAATAACCTCCCAGCTTTGATCAGATCCGCCATCTTCCACGAAAATCACTTCAAAACTTACATTCAGTCGTCCAAAGGTTTCGGCTGTTCGGGAAAAGAGTTCAACAAGTGTCTGCTGGCTGTTGAACACAGGAACGATAACCGAAAAATCGATGTTTTTTTGCATGAAAACGTCTCAAATAAGCGGAGCTAAGATACTTGAATAAAAACAATCCGGGAGTATTATTTTCGGGCTGTTGTGGAGAAATTCAGCTAAATTTGATCCTGAATTAAATGGAGAAAAATGGCACAATATCAGATTAAACCCATCAGCAGGAAAGAGTTTGAACTGACGCTGGATAATGTTCAGGAAGGAAAGATAAGATTTTCAGGAACTTTTAAAAGAAAAGCTGAAATTCTGATACGTAATACCCGCCTGTTTTACCTTTCACCCAAGAGTATATGGTCTTCCATATTTTACGTTACTGAAAACGGGAAAACAATGCTGGATTTCAAAATGAAATGGACAGGAAAAATGATCATTACCAGCTATTTTGAAGATAATCCGGTTCAATATTTCTTTAAACCTAAAGGAGTTTTTAAAAGAGGTTTTATCTTGATGAATGAACAAAATATTGAATTGTTCAGCATTGTGCCGTCTTTCAAACTCAAACAATTTAATTTTGAATTCGACATTGAGATGATCAATGTTCAGGCATGTCCGGAATATCTTGAATTACTACTCCTGACCAGTGTATATCTGATAGACGAGATTCGCAGGAGCGAGTCCTCTGCAAGCAATTAAATTTAATAATAAATGCAGGCAGTGGGCAATCAGTAAATAGGCAGTAGGCAGTCTGCAATAAGCAGGAAAAACGCGGAATACGGAAAATGGAAGTAGGCAGTTTTCAGCAGGCACGGACATATAACTCACCCCCGGCCCCTCTCTTTCAAAAAGAGAGGGGAGCTGATGCCGTTTCCGGATTTGAAAATTGTTTCATAAAACAAAAATTCAACACCTGCTCAAGTCCCGTTGGGACGGCATTTTGGTAACAGTAACAAAATAAAAGAGACAAGTCCCGTTGGGACGACCCATTTCCTCGTAATTGATAAATGATGGCTTTGATAAGGATTGTTTTGCCTAACTCACCCCCGGCCCCTCTCTTTCGAAAAGAGAGGGGAGCTGATGGCGTTTCCGGACAGTTTGCAGTAGGCACAAAAAACACGGAACTCATCACCCATTACCCATCACTCGAAACAGGCTACCTAACAACATTTTCAAAATTCAGGTGAACAATCTGCAATTATTGACTTATCCGTTGCATTTTCTTCTTATATTTACTCTCAAAAAAAGCTTTCAAATAGAATCGAAAACTCAATTTTTCGGAAGTATTTTGAACAAGTGAATTAAATATCCTGGCTATGAAAAAATTTACAATTCTCTCTTTTTATCTGTTTCTGATAGTTAGAACTATAGCACAGAATGCCGGCAGTTGCGTCAGTTTTGATGGAGTGGACGACTACATCAACTGCGGAAACAACAGCTCAGTGCAGATTACGACCAATGCTGTTACCATGGAAGCAT
This sequence is a window from Sphingobacteriales bacterium. Protein-coding genes within it:
- a CDS encoding GNAT family N-acetyltransferase; its protein translation is MKLIRYGIILSRLTRNELELLRFWRNSEQIRQNMIFREEITPEMQLKWFESIDNYNNFFYIIEYKGEKIGLIDNKGTDWNSGSTHSGLFIYEEKYRGTHIPVAASLILMQIGYGLLNVRETRIKVLRENQIAINYNTHLGFEICNDNPGEIYVEMIQKRESFSSLTMKLHQQLVKLTPGKDPYLYLILEPHDWKNGVAQGVSAELEKVDADKIIWRKEKNKIITVCMNI
- a CDS encoding flippase, translating into MESRRSFLSDAVSVSTANILSTLMQIGCGVLIARLLGPEGNGLYTYLLVVPTLVGVVTRLGVKRSTVFFISKKTFSYEDVISSLIFIAVTTSLLGALITGGIFYFSDRNDITFTLSLFAILSIPLNVLINYSTGIFLAEGSIRKYNVLQWIPNFINLLLLIVFLFLLRWSVQGALLAYLSANLIMAFYAVRLVAENHPVRFQFNYHIIRNLLGLGLSFTIAGMLIKLHYRFDIVMLRHLSDLKEVGFYSLATRITERWQGPLTVGVVIYSRTALAEDINIFKDRVLGWIKISFLLGIMALVVLYFIVPYLIVFLYGQKFIPSIEMVQWILPGILMLIVSKTLISFFLGVGKAWSLVYIIFFSLIINISLNFIFIPKLGGKGAALTTDISYFVMGILMFILFTIRYKIPLKQIISLNQAEISMMKRFILRKKDRAGRKLREEQEMPNISEF
- a CDS encoding sulfotransferase, producing the protein MSSATNKEWLSQIPMFFIVGRSRSGTTLLRTLFDAHPNVIMPFESPFIWVLRNKYGKRKHWTIKHLTSFYHDLYKTNWKFKLWPVDKEKLLSDLLSLEGKTDYLTVCKCVHANYISTFQKKEIKWIGDKNPKYSIRLKTIEKMFPEVRYVHIIRDYRDHLYSMLKVNFLGSVIPEILYQWKYSARTVESFRKKKPEKIISIRYEELAKEPERVFGEICRFLNIPYEPSVLDFYKHEQEIKNSLDAGLLDKFQKSLFNPINTGRIKNWEGKLNEQIIKMADTIVGKYAERNGYERIYKKTDIQTVIRIIPRITIIRLYYLYRWTIGIFPSEIKAGIKRKLPSLPRLYFAIFPQDKKQFDGEQEKFSFRRG
- a CDS encoding bifunctional 3-deoxy-7-phosphoheptulonate synthase/chorismate mutase type II, whose amino-acid sequence is MKLVKLKDWFDCNLEYPLIISGPCSAENEDQLISTALAIQKTGKVKILRAGVWKPRTRPGSFEGAGNIALQWLKKAKEMTGLLTTVEVTTPEDIEACLKHGIDILWIGARSTSNPVYVRKLAEALKGVDIPVLIKNPVYPDIDLWVGTIERFYNSGIRRLAAVHRGFFPFEKTSLRNIPKWEIPIELKRRIPEIPLICDPSHIAGHTAFIYEISQKALYLGMDGLMIECHINPKVALSDAKQQLTPDELTELLGKLHFTREDKTIVKPFKDLEMYREQLDSIDLQLIELLAQRMEIVEKIGVLKSHENLSIFQLRRWQKVIEQNLKVGKKLGLSKDFLLKLIS
- a CDS encoding T9SS type A sorting domain-containing protein; translated protein: MKRKLLLSLLLMAVAVMLNAQNQSKNLSQTKKIMTAQSVSFPKLFNARNSELPDSLMNFTWNGSDWDTSDIEVYQYDANGNMISLIRRYFDYFTGQFINSYKNEKVYDQNGLILQETNYYWDSLKWMPSDRQTYRYVNGLRQFSSYEYYDNNQWVFSYGDSSVYTFNADKLPLTIINLSYDGMDMKWTPSQKMEISYGADKKPSAVVIYEWNNKWQQQARLGSLKWELGFEWENARPTAYVMQIFMLNKWVNYERYSARVNDGLMTVDSFYTWNSTINKWVDSVYTTYTYENGLLTERFQWQYRWDKKAWDTLEIEVHGYDNRGNEGFYQSGSKWGDWFEFWSSVRKTYTYSQSGRILEIVYENFDFYNNEWTFSNKVKYFYTSSSGILSAWPVSPTVFPNPASDKIFISGNGVYQMFDLKGQLLGQGNLKEGTNQIDISALPEGPFMLKINTEDGGSKVIKILKY
- a CDS encoding glycosyltransferase family 2 protein; amino-acid sequence: MQKNIDFSVIVPVFNSQQTLVELFSRTAETFGRLNVSFEVIFVEDGGSDQSWEVIQQLKNQFTEQIIAVKLSKNYGQHNAIFCGMGFASGNFIITLDDDLQIPPEEIEKLILAYNEKESDLVYGFFKRKKHSFIRNIASRFVKKGAKKVLDAPGEGSSFKMIKAELVKKILTHPQEFVFIDELLLWYTDDVAFCEVRHEKRQSGKSGYSKLKLFRLFTNLVIYYTTVPLKMMTIVGFLTSFFAFGFAIYRIYRKMNFNVPLGYTSIIVTILISTGILLFSMGILGEYLNRIYKVQNRKPPFSIRKILK